The following proteins come from a genomic window of Synechococcus sp. UW69:
- the ruvX gene encoding Holliday junction resolvase RuvX: MRPRPCSILSLDVGRRRIGLAGCDALGISVTPLAALRRGRFDADLIVLRAHCRERSVQGLVVGLPLDAAGQPTAQAEHCRRYGLRLATALDLPLAWVNEHSSTWAAGEQFGLTGDRSGRLDSAAAALLLEQWLAEGPELKPAQQSASRSGAGAADGGS, from the coding sequence ATGCGGCCGCGACCCTGTTCGATCCTCAGCCTGGATGTGGGCCGGCGGCGCATCGGTCTGGCCGGTTGCGATGCTCTCGGCATCAGCGTGACGCCCCTCGCTGCCCTGCGTCGAGGTCGGTTTGATGCCGATCTGATCGTTCTGCGTGCCCACTGCCGTGAACGTTCGGTGCAGGGCCTCGTGGTCGGATTGCCCCTGGATGCTGCAGGCCAGCCCACGGCCCAGGCGGAACACTGTCGGCGCTACGGCCTCCGACTGGCCACTGCCCTCGACCTGCCCCTGGCTTGGGTGAATGAGCACAGCAGCACCTGGGCGGCCGGGGAACAATTCGGGCTGACGGGGGACCGCAGCGGACGTCTGGACAGTGCTGCCGCTGCCCTGCTGCTGGAGCAATGGCTGGCGGAGGGTCCGGAGCTCAAACCGGCCCAACAGAGTGCTTCAAGGTCGGGCGCCGGGGCGGCCGATGGTGGATCCTGA
- a CDS encoding F420-0:Gamma-glutamyl ligase, producing the protein MSLLFAPLGLGLCVAWLELRHRLRPASPLRMTPLDWRVDELGGRLRVEGVLEISNPHPRMEVFVPELRVEPVLLGSSDPAGLEVKTRIIADHPDEETREDGYWPAYIVKGRKSTRAKVSIEITGPSPSARVDSLWVDAHWLNYGPFGRLQRRQGVLVPLRRPEPLQPDQARFREGEGCRVLPLRTHLLGPLDDAIAVLRTYAADLIQPGDILTIGETPVAVIQGRYRHPSEVEPGMVARLACRVFHPTSSLATACGMQTLIDLVGPTRVLAALLGGLLMKLVGISGGFYRLAGDQARLIDDITGTTPPYDQTIVLGPSRAEQFCRDASAELGVDVAIVDVNDLGRVKVLASSPGCDEGLLGRALRPNPAGNANERTPLVLVRPGLE; encoded by the coding sequence GTGTCGCTGCTGTTTGCTCCGCTTGGCCTTGGACTTTGTGTGGCCTGGCTTGAGCTCCGTCATCGTCTCCGGCCAGCGTCTCCGTTGCGGATGACTCCCCTGGACTGGCGCGTGGACGAACTGGGCGGCCGTCTCCGCGTTGAAGGTGTGCTGGAGATCAGCAACCCCCATCCACGCATGGAGGTTTTTGTGCCGGAACTGCGGGTCGAACCCGTGCTTCTGGGCTCGTCAGATCCCGCCGGTCTGGAGGTCAAAACGCGGATCATTGCTGACCATCCCGATGAGGAAACCCGGGAAGATGGCTACTGGCCGGCGTACATCGTCAAGGGCCGTAAGAGCACACGCGCCAAGGTCTCGATCGAGATCACCGGTCCTTCTCCCTCCGCTCGGGTCGACAGCCTCTGGGTTGATGCTCACTGGCTGAATTACGGACCATTTGGTCGGTTGCAGCGCCGTCAGGGTGTGCTGGTTCCACTTCGGCGTCCTGAACCACTGCAGCCCGATCAAGCCCGCTTCAGAGAAGGAGAGGGATGCCGTGTACTGCCGCTGCGAACCCACTTGCTCGGTCCGTTGGATGATGCCATTGCGGTCTTGCGCACCTATGCCGCTGACCTGATTCAGCCCGGTGACATCCTCACCATCGGGGAGACCCCCGTTGCGGTGATCCAGGGGCGCTACCGCCACCCCAGTGAAGTCGAGCCTGGAATGGTCGCGCGTCTGGCTTGCCGGGTGTTCCACCCCACCAGCAGCCTCGCGACAGCTTGCGGGATGCAGACGTTGATCGATCTGGTGGGGCCGACCCGGGTTCTTGCTGCCTTGCTGGGGGGGCTGTTGATGAAGCTGGTTGGTATTTCCGGAGGGTTCTATCGCCTTGCTGGTGATCAGGCCCGTTTGATTGATGACATCACAGGAACCACGCCCCCTTATGACCAAACCATTGTTCTCGGTCCATCCCGTGCCGAGCAGTTCTGTCGTGATGCCTCTGCCGAACTCGGTGTTGACGTCGCCATCGTGGACGTCAACGACCTCGGCCGCGTGAAGGTTCTGGCCTCCAGTCCCGGTTGTGACGAGGGATTGCTGGGGAGGGCCCTGCGTCCCAATCCCGCTGGCAATGCCAATGAGCGCACCCCACTGGTGTTGGTGCGGCCAGGGCTGGAATGA
- a CDS encoding thylakoid membrane photosystem I accumulation factor has protein sequence MAIRCFGLMLALVRCLITVSIALLLHVAPASAVLNSDSYDGNIYALYAGNGSLVPPPNTLEDSLAEGRTAVIVYYLDDSAVSKRFAPVVSELQRLWGRNIDLLPLPTDPLQGREALGAGDPATYWSGAIPQVVVIGTDGRVVFDQNGQVPLGVINKAISASTGLPAPDLGRIDQEGSFNEVNIEVTAN, from the coding sequence ATGGCGATCCGCTGCTTCGGCTTGATGCTTGCTTTGGTGCGCTGTCTGATCACCGTGTCGATCGCGCTGCTGCTCCATGTCGCCCCAGCGTCCGCTGTGTTGAACAGCGACAGCTACGACGGCAACATCTATGCCCTTTATGCCGGCAACGGCTCTTTGGTTCCTCCTCCCAACACCCTGGAGGACTCCCTCGCGGAGGGACGGACAGCTGTGATCGTTTATTACCTCGACGACAGCGCCGTCAGCAAACGCTTCGCCCCGGTGGTGTCGGAGCTGCAACGGCTTTGGGGACGCAACATCGATTTGCTGCCTCTCCCAACCGACCCGCTACAGGGACGAGAAGCGCTTGGGGCGGGTGACCCCGCCACCTACTGGTCTGGAGCCATTCCTCAAGTGGTCGTGATTGGCACGGATGGCCGGGTTGTCTTCGATCAGAACGGCCAGGTCCCTCTGGGGGTGATCAATAAAGCCATCAGCGCATCCACCGGACTTCCGGCTCCTGATTTGGGCCGGATTGATCAGGAAGGCAGTTTCAACGAAGTGAACATCGAAGTCACCGCGAACTGA
- a CDS encoding DUF3685 domain-containing protein yields MLLLAPDLLGESLALKLTSAHDDWEVVLRPERLTGSPALVIWSVDRVASLAAIQQELFALQERWQPAPVLLLLPGEIRLSREQLLGLPAAGLLQNADSQSLQNSIEILLQGGRDIRLEAPSEGRRQDQTMGLGQWLLVSGLQQVSRELELVEVMLNPPPQQALLFALLTGRRRELQFAKGLLLWLWGPLQLGLEDAEPLTSTASSSPGSPTTTAISLRERNAVAVWDAIRDRIDGSVQAGLTNSTGRLLAIEGLHPERRRELLLALLQQLDQVLQRLRTRQDGTAMAQAWDALQPELRQQALTALAGSYVQIPCNGELQPVVASLLSRADLTGADGEMPDPTGMLAPLVADQPMLVNGLLLPADDPRAFLQLETLVSNWLVRTAELIGAELLDACGDWPELRRYLLRDPLLATRELDRLRNRLNTQLRWADWVERPIQLYESQRTLFQLRAGRIEPLLLTEPRDNELNQLGWWQRQVALLLEARDALAPQVQAVVRRIGDLAVILLTQVLGRAIGLVGRGIAQGMGRSLGRS; encoded by the coding sequence ATGTTGCTGCTCGCTCCGGATCTGCTCGGAGAGTCGCTGGCGCTAAAACTCACGTCCGCCCATGACGATTGGGAGGTTGTTCTTCGCCCAGAGCGACTGACGGGGTCTCCGGCCTTGGTGATTTGGTCGGTCGACCGCGTGGCCTCGTTGGCGGCGATTCAACAGGAGCTGTTCGCATTGCAGGAGCGCTGGCAACCGGCCCCGGTTCTGCTGCTGTTGCCTGGCGAGATCCGGTTGTCGCGGGAGCAGCTGCTGGGTCTGCCAGCGGCTGGCTTGCTTCAAAATGCCGATTCGCAGAGCCTGCAGAACTCGATTGAAATCCTGCTGCAGGGGGGGCGGGATATTCGTCTTGAGGCCCCTTCGGAGGGGAGGCGCCAAGACCAGACCATGGGCCTTGGGCAGTGGCTGTTGGTGAGTGGGTTGCAGCAGGTGAGCCGCGAGCTCGAGTTGGTGGAAGTCATGCTGAATCCGCCCCCGCAGCAGGCGTTGCTCTTCGCGTTGCTGACGGGTCGTCGTCGCGAACTTCAGTTCGCCAAAGGGCTGCTGCTCTGGCTCTGGGGGCCACTCCAGCTCGGTCTCGAGGATGCAGAACCCCTGACCTCAACGGCGTCATCTTCCCCTGGATCACCGACGACCACGGCGATCAGTCTCAGAGAACGCAATGCCGTTGCTGTCTGGGATGCCATCCGCGACCGCATTGATGGCTCGGTTCAGGCTGGACTGACCAATTCCACCGGTCGTCTTCTAGCGATTGAGGGATTGCATCCAGAGCGGCGCCGGGAGTTGCTGCTGGCCTTGCTGCAACAGCTCGATCAGGTTTTGCAGCGTCTGCGCACCCGCCAGGACGGTACGGCGATGGCGCAGGCCTGGGATGCCCTGCAGCCGGAGTTACGCCAGCAAGCGCTCACCGCCCTGGCGGGCAGCTATGTCCAGATCCCCTGCAATGGGGAGCTGCAACCGGTCGTGGCGTCACTGCTGAGCCGTGCTGATCTCACCGGGGCGGATGGAGAGATGCCTGATCCAACGGGGATGCTGGCTCCGCTGGTGGCGGATCAACCGATGCTGGTGAACGGGTTGCTGTTGCCGGCGGATGACCCCAGGGCATTCCTGCAGCTCGAAACGCTGGTTAGCAATTGGCTGGTCAGAACGGCTGAACTGATTGGGGCAGAACTCCTCGATGCTTGTGGTGACTGGCCTGAGCTGCGTCGTTATCTCCTACGCGACCCCCTCCTGGCGACCCGAGAACTCGATCGCCTCAGAAATCGCTTGAACACCCAGCTGCGTTGGGCCGACTGGGTCGAGCGCCCGATCCAGCTCTATGAGAGTCAGCGCACCTTGTTTCAGCTTCGGGCTGGTCGCATCGAACCGCTGCTGCTGACGGAGCCCCGTGACAACGAGTTGAATCAGCTCGGTTGGTGGCAGCGACAGGTGGCGTTGCTGTTGGAGGCCAGGGATGCCCTCGCACCGCAGGTGCAGGCTGTGGTGCGTCGAATTGGCGATCTTGCCGTGATCCTTCTAACCCAGGTGCTGGGCCGGGCCATCGGACTTGTTGGGCGTGGCATTGCCCAGGGAATGGGTCGCAGCCTCGGCCGCAGTTAG
- a CDS encoding Fur family transcriptional regulator produces the protein MRLSRQRRMVLDLLWSEKSHLSARDIFEQLNLRGRSIGHTSVYQNLEALQSAGVIECLDRASGRLYGYRSDPHSHLTCLDSGSIEDIDVVLPPDLLRQIEQRTGFHIESYTLQLNGRRALED, from the coding sequence ATGCGCCTCAGCCGCCAAAGACGCATGGTGCTGGACCTGCTCTGGAGTGAAAAAAGCCACCTCAGTGCTCGAGATATTTTTGAACAACTGAATCTGAGGGGCCGCAGCATCGGCCATACCTCGGTGTATCAGAACCTCGAAGCCCTGCAGTCGGCAGGCGTGATCGAGTGTCTGGATCGTGCGAGTGGTCGCTTATACGGCTATAGGAGCGATCCCCACAGCCATCTCACCTGTTTGGACAGCGGTTCGATCGAAGATATCGATGTCGTTCTCCCGCCAGATTTGTTGCGTCAGATTGAACAGCGCACCGGCTTTCATATCGAGTCGTACACGCTGCAATTGAACGGCAGGCGCGCACTGGAGGATTGA
- the hisA gene encoding 1-(5-phosphoribosyl)-5-[(5-phosphoribosylamino)methylideneamino]imidazole-4-carboxamide isomerase: MEIIPAIDLLDGACVRLHQGDYDQVTRFSEDPVAQALSWQSQGATRLHLVDLDGAKRGEPINDAAVRAITAALDIPVQLGGGVRSLERAEELIACGLDRVILGTVAIEQPELVQELAQRHPGRIVVGIDANDGRVATRGWIEQSDVLATDLAQQFSAAGIAAIITTDIATDGTLAGPNLDALRTMAQCSAVPVIASGGIGCMADLLALLPLEPLGVSGVIVGRALYDGRVALGEAIAAIGAARLQDVTAVAADIA, from the coding sequence ATGGAGATCATCCCCGCCATTGATTTGCTCGATGGAGCCTGCGTCCGGCTTCACCAAGGGGATTACGACCAAGTGACGCGCTTCAGTGAGGATCCCGTTGCTCAGGCCCTCAGCTGGCAGAGCCAGGGGGCGACACGGCTGCACCTGGTGGATCTCGATGGCGCCAAACGGGGTGAGCCGATCAATGACGCAGCGGTGCGGGCCATCACCGCCGCCCTCGACATTCCTGTTCAGCTCGGTGGTGGCGTGCGCTCCCTCGAACGCGCCGAAGAGTTGATCGCCTGTGGCCTGGACCGGGTGATCCTCGGCACGGTGGCCATCGAACAGCCGGAGTTGGTCCAGGAGTTGGCCCAACGCCATCCCGGCCGCATCGTGGTCGGCATCGATGCCAACGACGGCCGGGTGGCGACCCGGGGATGGATCGAGCAGAGCGATGTTCTGGCCACCGATCTGGCTCAACAGTTCAGTGCTGCCGGCATTGCTGCGATCATCACCACCGACATCGCCACCGATGGAACCCTCGCCGGCCCCAACCTGGATGCCTTGAGAACCATGGCGCAATGCAGCGCTGTTCCTGTGATCGCCTCGGGTGGCATCGGTTGCATGGCTGACCTCCTGGCGCTCTTGCCGCTCGAGCCCCTCGGTGTTTCCGGGGTAATCGTTGGGCGAGCTTTGTATGACGGTCGTGTCGCCCTAGGCGAAGCCATCGCAGCGATCGGTGCTGCCAGGCTTCAGGACGTCACCGCAGTGGCTGCAGACATCGCCTGA
- a CDS encoding NAD-dependent epimerase/dehydratase family protein: protein MKILVMGGTRFVGRPLVARLQAQGHALTLFTRGKNPVPTGVEHLCGDRSSDEGLSALQGRSFDVIVDSSGRKQEDSSRVVDITGAPCHRFVYVSSAGVYADSDQWPLDESSPTDPQSRHAGKADTEAWLRREGIAFTSFRPTYIYGPGNYNPVERWFFDRIVHNRPIPLPGDGSTITQLGHVEDLAEAMARCIEVDAAANRIYNCSGKQGITFRGLIRSAAVACGRDPDGLDLRSFNPSELDPKARKAFPLRLNHFLTDITRVERELAWQPSFDLAKGLADSYTNDYALNPTAEPDFSSDVALIGE, encoded by the coding sequence ATGAAGATCCTGGTGATGGGGGGAACCCGCTTCGTGGGCAGGCCCCTGGTAGCCCGCCTGCAGGCCCAGGGCCATGCACTCACCCTGTTCACCCGCGGCAAGAACCCTGTCCCCACCGGCGTGGAGCACCTCTGTGGCGACCGCAGCAGCGATGAAGGATTGAGTGCGCTTCAGGGCCGCAGCTTCGATGTGATCGTCGACAGTTCCGGCCGCAAGCAAGAAGACAGCAGCCGGGTTGTGGACATCACCGGGGCCCCATGTCATCGCTTCGTTTACGTGAGTTCGGCCGGGGTCTACGCCGACTCCGACCAGTGGCCCTTGGATGAGTCCAGCCCCACCGACCCGCAGAGCCGTCATGCTGGCAAGGCCGACACCGAAGCCTGGCTGCGGCGTGAAGGCATTGCCTTCACCAGCTTCCGGCCGACCTACATCTACGGCCCTGGCAACTACAACCCCGTCGAACGCTGGTTCTTCGACCGCATCGTTCACAACCGACCGATTCCGCTCCCCGGCGACGGCAGCACCATCACCCAACTGGGCCATGTAGAGGATCTGGCTGAAGCGATGGCCCGTTGCATCGAGGTGGATGCTGCAGCCAACCGCATCTACAACTGTTCCGGTAAACAGGGCATCACCTTCCGGGGCCTGATTCGCTCAGCAGCGGTGGCTTGCGGTCGTGATCCCGACGGCCTCGACCTGCGCAGTTTCAATCCCAGCGAGCTCGACCCGAAGGCCCGAAAGGCCTTCCCTTTACGGCTCAATCACTTCCTCACCGACATCACTCGGGTCGAACGCGAACTGGCCTGGCAACCAAGCTTTGACCTGGCCAAGGGCCTGGCCGACAGCTACACCAATGACTATGCCCTGAACCCAACCGCTGAGCCGGACTTCAGTTCTGACGTGGCGCTGATCGGGGAGTGA
- a CDS encoding CDP-alcohol phosphatidyltransferase family protein encodes MSLPLRSIANGLTVARAVAGLPLVIALQLGWQGWAWWLLLLAGLSDAADGWLARRAGGGSSWGARLDPLTDKVLIAAPLLWLASSAVLPLWAVWLLLARELLISGWRAQASDGAPASLSGKAKTILQFVSLLLMLWPSGWIGSPWLPSLGWWLFWPSLALALSSALAYITPRSAPRQN; translated from the coding sequence TTGTCTCTGCCTTTGCGTTCGATCGCCAACGGACTCACCGTGGCGCGAGCGGTTGCCGGTCTACCTCTCGTTATCGCGTTGCAGCTGGGCTGGCAGGGCTGGGCCTGGTGGTTGCTGCTGCTGGCGGGTCTCAGTGATGCGGCCGACGGCTGGCTCGCGCGCCGGGCTGGGGGTGGAAGCAGCTGGGGTGCGCGTCTGGACCCCCTGACCGACAAAGTGCTGATCGCGGCTCCGTTGCTCTGGTTGGCGTCGTCCGCGGTGCTCCCGCTCTGGGCCGTCTGGTTGCTGCTTGCCCGTGAATTACTGATCTCGGGATGGCGAGCCCAGGCCAGTGATGGGGCGCCTGCATCGTTGTCGGGAAAAGCCAAGACGATTCTTCAGTTCGTCAGCTTGTTGTTGATGCTCTGGCCCTCCGGCTGGATCGGTTCTCCCTGGCTGCCGAGCCTGGGCTGGTGGCTGTTCTGGCCATCCCTCGCCCTGGCTCTGAGTTCAGCTCTCGCCTACATCACTCCCCGATCAGCGCCACGTCAGAACTGA
- a CDS encoding CBS domain-containing protein → MVLQLTVADVMTQPVLTVTPETPLQQAVQMISDHHVSGLPVVDTEGRLIGELTEQDLMVRESGVDAGPYVMLLDSVIYLRNPLSWDKQVHQVLGTSVSDLMRKDSHSCGTDLPLPRAASQLHERGTQRLFVLDGNQRPVGVITRGDVVRALASHNAG, encoded by the coding sequence ATGGTCCTGCAGCTCACGGTGGCTGATGTGATGACGCAGCCCGTTCTGACTGTCACGCCCGAGACCCCATTGCAGCAGGCTGTCCAAATGATCAGTGACCACCACGTCAGCGGTTTGCCGGTGGTGGATACGGAAGGGCGTCTGATCGGCGAACTGACAGAGCAGGATCTGATGGTTCGGGAGAGTGGCGTTGATGCCGGCCCTTACGTCATGCTTCTGGACAGCGTGATCTACCTGCGCAATCCCCTGAGTTGGGACAAGCAAGTGCACCAAGTCCTCGGCACGAGCGTGAGCGATCTCATGCGCAAGGACTCCCATAGCTGTGGGACCGACCTACCGCTCCCAAGGGCAGCATCCCAGCTCCATGAACGGGGAACGCAACGCCTGTTCGTCCTGGATGGGAACCAACGTCCCGTCGGCGTGATCACCCGAGGCGATGTGGTGCGTGCCCTCGCCTCCCATAACGCGGGCTGA
- a CDS encoding L,D-transpeptidase: MQLRSLLLTAALGLGAMAVVPAQAETSIQISLKDRYLTLLDDGKVIGKYPVAIGAPESPTPAGSYSVTKMDPQPVYHKKGKVIAPGPKNPVGVRYVAYVQIGTGEYAIHGTAWPNWVKLRAAVSLGCIRMLNTDVIQVYNRIKVGTPVVVTSN; this comes from the coding sequence ATGCAGCTACGTTCACTCCTCCTGACGGCGGCGTTGGGCCTTGGCGCGATGGCCGTGGTTCCGGCGCAAGCCGAAACCTCCATCCAGATCAGCCTCAAAGACCGATATCTCACCCTCCTTGATGACGGCAAGGTGATTGGCAAGTACCCCGTGGCGATCGGCGCACCGGAATCACCGACTCCGGCGGGAAGCTATTCGGTCACCAAAATGGACCCGCAGCCCGTGTATCACAAGAAGGGCAAGGTCATTGCTCCCGGTCCGAAGAACCCCGTGGGAGTGCGCTACGTGGCTTACGTGCAGATCGGGACAGGCGAATACGCCATCCACGGCACCGCATGGCCCAACTGGGTGAAATTAAGAGCCGCAGTCAGCCTTGGCTGCATCCGCATGCTGAACACCGACGTGATTCAGGTGTACAACCGGATCAAGGTGGGTACACCTGTGGTCGTCACCAGCAACTGA